From one Felis catus isolate Fca126 chromosome E2, F.catus_Fca126_mat1.0, whole genome shotgun sequence genomic stretch:
- the CYP2S1 gene encoding LOW QUALITY PROTEIN: cytochrome P450 2S1 (The sequence of the model RefSeq protein was modified relative to this genomic sequence to represent the inferred CDS: deleted 1 base in 1 codon), protein MEAASTGTLLLVLLLLLVLTLALPRTPGHLPPGPMPLPLLGNLLQLRPGALYLGLLRLSKKYGPVFTVYLGPWRRVVVLVGHEAVQEALGGQAEEFSGRGMLATLDGTFEGHGVFFSNGERWRQLKRFTTLALRDLGMGKREGEELIQAEARCLVEAFQGTEGQPFDPSLLLAQATSNIICSLTFGLRFPYEDEEFQTVVRAAGGAVLGISSPWGQAYEMFSQLLQHLPGPHTQLLGHLSILATFAVQQVQRHKGSLDTSGPACDVVDAFLLKMAEEKQDPNTEWTDKNLLMTVIYLLFAGTVTVSTTVRYALLLLLKYPQVQERVREELTRELGAGRAPGLGDRARLPYTDAVLHEAQRLLALVPMGMPHALTRTTCFRGYTLPQGTEVFPLLGSVLHDPEVFQKPEEFNPDRFLDADGRFQKQEAFLPFSLGKRVCLGEGLARAELFLLFTAILQAFSLESPCPPGTLSLQPAVSGLFNIPPAFQLQVRPTDLHPSCGPDDGRSHGTWWPSHGGGREHACVSRTASPHHRQPRPRTWSCFLGSVAQILSLHVHRATLTQPTQLLRHATPPPNFTRPRKGPRGNSATQAFCSHRFSASGVTTMCPDKHTTSYTTQLPLMCNPHVGVWLLP, encoded by the exons ATGGAGGCGGCCAGCACCGGGACgctgctgctggtgctgctgctgctcttgGTGCTGACGCTGGCGCTGCCCCGGACCCCGGGCCACCTGCCCCCGGGGCCCATGCCGCTGCCGCTGCTGGGGAACCTCCTGCAGCTCCGGCCCGGGGCGCTGTACTTGGGGCTCTTGCGG cTAAGTAAGAAGTATGGACCAGTGTTCACCGTGTACCTGGGTCCCTGGCGGCGCGTGGTGGTCCTGGTTGGGCACGAAGCTGTCCAGGAGGCCCTGGGAGGTCAGGCTGAGGAGTTCAGTGGGCGGGGGATGCTGGCAACGCTGGACGGGACTTTCGAAGGCCATG GGGTTTTCTTCTCCAATGGGGAGCGATGGAGGCAGCTGAAGAGGTTCACCACACTCGCGCTGCGGGACCTGGGCATGGGGAAGCGAGAAGGCGAGGAGCTGATCCAGGCGGAGGCCCGGTGTCTGGTGGAGGCATTCCAGGGGACAgaag gACAGCCATTTGACCCCTCCCTGCTGCTGGCCCAGGCCACCTCCAACATCATCTGCTCCCTTACCTTCGGCCTCCGCTTCCCCTATGAGGATGAGGAGTTCCAGACCGTGGTCCGGGCAGCTGGTGGTGCCGTGCTGGGGATCAGTTCCCCATGGGGCCAG GCCTACGAGATGTTCTCCCAGCTCCTGCAGCACCTGCCGGGGCCCCACACACAACTCCTTGGTCACTTGAGCATCCTGGCCACCTTTGCCGTCCAGCAGGTGCAGCGACACAAGGGGAGCCTGGACACCTCCGGGCCCGCGTGCGACGTTGTGGATGCCTTCCTGCTGAAGatggcagag GAAAAGCAAGACCCAAACACAGAATGGACTGACAAGAACTTGTTGATGACAGTCATTTATCTGCTGTTTGCCGGGACGGTCACGGTCAGCACCACGGTCCGCTACGCCCTCTTGCTTCTGCTGAAATACCCTCAGGTCCAAG AGCGTGTCCGGGAGGAGCTGACCCGGGAGCTGGGGGCTGGCCGGGCGCCAGGCCTGGGGGACCGAGCCCGCCTCCCCTACACGGACGCAGTTTTGCATGAGGCGCAACGGCTGCTGGCTCTGGTGCCCATGGGAATGCCCCACGCCCTCACGAGGACCACCTGCTTCCGAGGGTACACCCTTCCCCAG GGCACCGAGGTCTTCCCCCTCCTGGGCTCTGTCCTGCATGATCCTGAGGTCTTCCAAAAGCCAGAGGAATTCAATCCAGACCGATTCCTAGATGCAGACGGACGGTTCCAGAAGCAGGAGGCATTCTTGCCCTTCTCCTTAG GGAAGCGCGTCTGCCTCGGAGAGGGCCTGGCTCGGGCAGAACTGTTCCTCCTCTTTACCGCCATCCTGCAGGCCTTCTCCCTGGAGAGCCCGTGCCCGCCAGGGACCCTGAGCCTCCAGCCAGCCGTCAGCGGCCTTTTCAACATCCCCCCAGCCTTCCAGCTACAAGTCCGG CCCACTGACCTCCACCCATCCTGTGGCCCCGATGACGGAAGGAGCCATGGGACATGGTGGCCTTCTCATGGGGGTGGGCGTGAACACGCTTGTGTCTCCAGAACCGCAAGTCCACACCACAGGCAGCCACGTCCACGCACCTGGAGCTGTTTTCTAGGGTCAGTTGCACAGATACTCAGCCTACATGTCCACAGGGCCACGCTCACTCAGCCCACGCAGCTGCTGAGAcacgcaacccccccccccaacttcacACGGCCACGGAAAGGTCCACGAGGCAACTCTGCCACACAGGCTTTCTGTAGTCACAGATTTAGTGCGTCTGGAGTCACAACCATGTGCCCAGATAAACACACCACCTCATACACAACACAACTCCCCTTGATGTGCAACCCGCATGTGGGAGTTTGGCTCCTACCTTAA